A window of Oscillospiraceae bacterium contains these coding sequences:
- the lgt gene encoding prolipoprotein diacylglyceryl transferase encodes MTDNPIVFPGLGLQFDPSPVAFTIFGRGIYWYGIIIAASFLLAAYYTVRRAPRVGIRQDDFIDALLFAVPVAIIFSRLYYVVFNFREFVYDPVKNPYPQKIYEIWKGGIAIYGAIIGAVLTAYIFCRVKKLRFSALMDVAALGLLIGQCIGRWGNFINREAHGTRTNLPWGMEVFVNRIGDEIINNRITVHPTFLYESLWTLLGFLLLHRVLTRRKFTGQVFLMYVAWYGLGRGLIEGLRTDSLYFFNTSLRISQVLGFVSCAAAVALLIYNWRFRTHDPATLAPLSEGAEPGAAAGAEPAPEIEEAEEVTLNVVGPEAEAAVLEAAVESAESGPSDDAGETTEKAEEAKETEAEPRPAPEEETL; translated from the coding sequence ATGACAGACAACCCCATTGTTTTCCCCGGGCTGGGGCTTCAGTTCGATCCGAGCCCCGTCGCATTCACGATCTTTGGCCGCGGCATCTACTGGTACGGCATCATCATCGCGGCGAGTTTCCTGCTGGCGGCCTACTACACGGTGCGCCGCGCCCCCCGCGTGGGGATCCGGCAGGACGATTTCATCGATGCGCTGCTCTTCGCCGTGCCGGTGGCGATCATCTTTTCGCGCCTCTATTACGTCGTGTTTAACTTCCGGGAATTCGTCTACGACCCGGTCAAAAACCCGTACCCGCAGAAGATCTACGAGATCTGGAAGGGCGGTATCGCCATCTACGGCGCGATCATCGGCGCAGTGCTGACGGCGTATATCTTTTGCCGCGTGAAAAAACTGCGGTTTTCCGCGCTGATGGACGTGGCGGCCCTCGGTCTCCTCATCGGCCAGTGCATCGGGCGTTGGGGCAACTTCATCAACCGAGAGGCGCACGGTACGCGAACGAATTTGCCCTGGGGAATGGAAGTATTTGTAAATCGTATCGGCGACGAGATCATCAACAACCGGATCACGGTGCATCCGACGTTTTTGTACGAATCACTGTGGACGCTGCTGGGTTTCCTCCTGTTACATAGGGTGCTCACGAGACGGAAGTTCACCGGCCAGGTCTTTCTCATGTATGTGGCTTGGTATGGCCTGGGCCGCGGCCTGATCGAGGGGCTGCGGACCGACAGCCTATATTTCTTTAACACCTCTCTGCGCATCTCGCAGGTGTTGGGGTTTGTTTCCTGCGCGGCGGCCGTGGCGCTGCTCATCTACAATTGGCGTTTCCGTACGCACGACCCGGCCACGCTGGCGCCCCTGAGTGAGGGAGCGGAGCCCGGGGCCGCGGCCGGGGCCGAGCCGGCGCCGGAGATCGAGGAGGCCGAGGAAGTCACGCTCAATGTGGTCGGGCCGGAGGCCGAGGCGGCTGTGCTTGAAGCGGCCGTGGAGAGCGCGGAGAGCGGGCCGTCGGATGACGCCGGCGAGACCACGGAGAAAGCCGAAGAGGCCAAAGAGACGGAAGCGGAGCCGAGACCGGCGCCGGAGGAGGAGACGCTGTGA
- the nth gene encoding endonuclease III — protein MTLFERADHIVRALETRYPDATCALTYEKDYELLFSVRLAAQCTDARVNIVTQTLFRTYPTLQSFAEADLPALEEAVRPCGFFRLKARDIRASARMLLEAFDGCVPDTMENLLRLPGVGRKTANLILGDVYDKGGIVVDTHCMRIANLLGLCHEKDPHKVERALDPLIPKEAQSAFCHRLVWHGRDTCIARRPRCGNCVLQAHCDFFHRSA, from the coding sequence ATGACACTGTTCGAGAGAGCCGACCACATCGTGCGCGCCCTGGAAACGCGCTATCCGGACGCCACCTGCGCGCTCACCTACGAAAAGGACTATGAACTGCTGTTTTCCGTACGGCTGGCCGCCCAGTGTACGGACGCACGGGTAAACATCGTCACGCAGACGCTGTTTCGCACCTATCCGACGCTTCAGTCCTTCGCCGAGGCAGATCTGCCCGCGCTGGAAGAAGCCGTGCGGCCGTGCGGATTTTTTCGCCTCAAGGCCCGAGACATCCGCGCGTCGGCCCGTATGCTGCTGGAGGCATTCGACGGGTGCGTGCCGGACACCATGGAGAATCTGCTGCGCCTGCCCGGCGTGGGGCGCAAAACCGCCAATCTCATCTTGGGCGACGTATACGACAAGGGCGGCATCGTGGTGGATACGCATTGCATGCGTATCGCAAACCTCCTGGGTCTCTGCCACGAGAAAGACCCACACAAGGTCGAGCGAGCACTCGATCCGCTGATCCCGAAGGAGGCGCAGTCGGCCTTCTGTCATCGGCTGGTGTGGCACGGGCGGGATACCTGCATCGCGCGGCGGCCCCGCTGCGGCAACTGTGTGCTGCAAGCGCACTGCGATTTTTTCCATCGTAGCGCGTGA
- a CDS encoding B12-binding domain-containing radical SAM protein yields the protein MIQLLMIQPENREINRFRRFQFNNFSQITIPYLAAFVDERDYAMTLVDEYRERIPYARSFDLVAITVNTPNAPHAYEIGAKFRSGGAKVVMGGPHATLLPNDVRAHCDHLLIGEGEETWPRFLADFRNGEAKGEYKSETPVCLDDTPIPRWDLLKRRPMMKGAVFATRGCPYHCRYCNLKQIYPDAFRTRPVDSVMAEIAAMPSKFFVFWDDNLFADQAYAKELLRALVPLKRRWAAQATLRDCMDEALLALAREAGCLYLFIGLESFNDDALSDAGKTINRLADYEPMIRAIHRHKIMIQAGIVFGFDSDTPAVFGDTLDACERLGVDGATVSILSPFPKTPIYEQFKAEGRLLTGDWSFYNSKTAMAFQPLHMSTDELWRGFHRFRRRFYSLGSFVRRMRVSRTNVAVNFLINLGYRLSIHGS from the coding sequence ATGATTCAGCTCCTGATGATCCAGCCGGAAAACCGAGAGATCAATCGGTTCCGCCGCTTTCAGTTCAACAACTTCTCACAGATTACGATTCCGTACCTGGCGGCTTTCGTTGACGAGAGGGATTACGCGATGACCCTTGTGGACGAATACCGCGAGCGCATACCCTATGCGCGCAGCTTTGATTTGGTTGCCATAACGGTCAATACGCCCAACGCGCCGCACGCCTATGAGATCGGCGCGAAGTTTCGAAGCGGCGGCGCGAAAGTTGTGATGGGCGGCCCCCACGCCACGTTGCTGCCCAATGATGTGAGGGCGCATTGCGACCACCTGCTGATTGGCGAGGGGGAGGAGACATGGCCGCGGTTTCTGGCAGATTTTCGAAACGGCGAGGCCAAGGGCGAGTACAAGTCCGAAACGCCGGTTTGTCTCGACGACACGCCGATTCCGCGCTGGGACTTGCTGAAGCGCCGCCCCATGATGAAAGGCGCGGTGTTTGCCACGCGCGGCTGCCCGTATCATTGCCGCTACTGCAATCTCAAACAGATCTACCCCGACGCGTTTCGTACGCGCCCGGTTGACAGCGTCATGGCGGAGATAGCGGCGATGCCGTCCAAATTCTTTGTGTTTTGGGACGACAATTTGTTCGCAGATCAAGCGTATGCCAAGGAACTGCTCCGGGCGCTTGTTCCGCTGAAACGCCGCTGGGCGGCGCAGGCGACGCTGCGCGACTGTATGGACGAGGCGCTTCTCGCCCTCGCGCGGGAGGCGGGCTGTTTGTATCTGTTTATCGGGCTGGAATCGTTCAATGACGACGCGCTAAGCGATGCGGGCAAGACGATCAACCGTCTGGCCGACTATGAACCGATGATCCGCGCCATTCACCGTCACAAGATTATGATACAGGCGGGCATCGTATTTGGTTTTGACAGCGACACGCCCGCCGTGTTCGGCGACACGCTTGACGCTTGTGAAAGGCTCGGCGTGGACGGAGCGACGGTGAGCATTCTGTCGCCGTTTCCCAAGACGCCGATTTACGAGCAATTCAAGGCGGAGGGGCGGCTGCTGACCGGGGACTGGAGCTTTTACAACAGCAAAACGGCGATGGCGTTTCAGCCCTTGCACATGAGCACGGATGAACTGTGGCGGGGGTTTCACCGTTTTCGCCGCCGCTTCTATTCGCTGGGTTCGTTTGTCCGCCGCATGCGCGTATCGCGGACAAATGTCGCCGTCAACTTTTTGATCAACCTCGGCTATCGGCTCAGCATTCACGGCAGCTGA
- a CDS encoding insulinase family protein: MAEVVRLTVRPGVTLTALQTEQFKTGVLSLSLLRPLSRREAGLSALLPQVLCRGSRRHPDMTRLAARLETLYGARLKPAVRKKGEVQCVGLTAGFVDGAYLPGRPDQLRDMAALMGEVLLDPAGDGAFLPAYVTGERAVLADRLRAERNHKPTYAVRRMLAHMCAEEAYGAHELGEAHVVEAIEPAALWAHYRAVLARSQVALFYAGSRPPDEAADIWRGVLDALPRAAFFDGADTRVVRTAASCRTYEESMDVTQGTLILGMRLGVAAGDEQYPAALLAAAVYGGTTTSKLFLGVRERLSLAYYASAELKGHKGILVVSSGIEAKNRAAAQAEILRQWTAVAEGEISDEELEAARLSLIHRLRAAADWPDRLEDHFLGQAAAGRTESPDALAERLRDVGRSEVAAAAAGGAWDTVYFLRGEETDE, translated from the coding sequence ATGGCCGAGGTTGTCCGACTGACCGTGCGGCCCGGGGTGACACTCACGGCGCTGCAGACAGAGCAATTCAAAACCGGCGTGCTCTCGCTGTCGCTGCTGCGACCGCTGTCGCGCAGGGAAGCGGGGCTGTCGGCTCTGCTGCCCCAAGTGCTGTGCCGAGGGAGCCGGAGACACCCGGATATGACGCGCCTGGCTGCCCGGCTGGAGACGCTGTACGGCGCCCGGCTGAAGCCGGCCGTGCGCAAAAAGGGCGAGGTGCAGTGCGTCGGTCTGACGGCCGGTTTTGTGGACGGCGCGTATCTGCCGGGTCGGCCCGACCAGTTGCGCGACATGGCGGCGCTGATGGGAGAGGTTCTGTTAGATCCGGCCGGGGATGGCGCCTTCCTGCCCGCGTATGTGACCGGGGAGCGCGCGGTGCTGGCCGACCGGCTCCGGGCCGAGCGAAACCACAAACCGACCTACGCCGTTCGCCGGATGTTGGCGCATATGTGTGCCGAGGAGGCGTACGGCGCCCATGAACTGGGTGAGGCCCATGTGGTGGAGGCGATCGAGCCGGCGGCGCTGTGGGCGCATTACCGGGCGGTGCTGGCCCGGTCTCAGGTTGCGCTTTTTTATGCCGGGTCGCGCCCGCCGGACGAGGCGGCCGACATCTGGCGCGGCGTATTGGATGCGCTGCCGCGGGCCGCGTTCTTTGACGGAGCGGACACGCGCGTCGTGCGCACCGCCGCGTCGTGCAGGACTTACGAAGAGAGCATGGATGTAACGCAAGGCACGCTGATTTTGGGCATGCGCCTCGGCGTGGCCGCGGGGGATGAACAATACCCGGCGGCCTTGCTGGCTGCGGCGGTGTACGGGGGGACGACCACATCCAAACTCTTCCTCGGTGTGCGGGAGCGGCTGTCGCTGGCCTATTACGCCTCCGCCGAACTGAAGGGCCACAAGGGGATCCTTGTGGTATCGTCGGGCATCGAAGCGAAAAATCGCGCGGCTGCGCAGGCGGAGATCCTGCGCCAGTGGACGGCTGTGGCGGAGGGTGAGATCTCCGACGAGGAGCTGGAGGCCGCCCGGCTTTCGCTGATCCACCGGCTGCGCGCCGCTGCGGATTGGCCGGACCGGTTGGAAGATCACTTTTTGGGGCAGGCGGCGGCCGGTCGCACGGAGAGCCCGGACGCGTTGGCCGAACGACTGCGCGATGTCGGCCGGTCGGAGGTTGCGGCCGCGGCGGCAGGCGGCGCCTGGGATACGGTATATTTCCTGCGGGGGGAGGAGACAGATGAATAG
- a CDS encoding helix-turn-helix transcriptional regulator, whose product MIVINVDVMLARRKMSVTELTERVGLTMANVSLLKNGKVKAIKLSTLEKICEALDCQPGDVLEYRKEADANGRGGAGEA is encoded by the coding sequence ATGATTGTCATCAATGTGGACGTCATGCTCGCCAGGCGCAAGATGAGCGTCACTGAGCTCACCGAGCGCGTCGGACTCACAATGGCCAATGTCTCCCTGCTAAAGAACGGGAAAGTGAAAGCCATAAAGCTCTCCACACTCGAAAAAATCTGCGAGGCTCTGGACTGCCAGCCCGGAGACGTCCTGGAATATCGGAAAGAAGCGGACGCAAACGGGCGGGGGGGCGCGGGCGAGGCGTGA
- a CDS encoding DUF2975 domain-containing protein: MSSKTLCAFVRFAAIATAVCGLALCCYVYPFRLSDLIGWNPGLGGGYIWLVYLWAASAPCFVILVYVWKVSNAIQRDEVFTQKTAKWIKTAATILLADVGFFAVGGFALLLAGLNRPGILFLSLLGCIFGISLALLAAVLARYISKAALLQEEADGTI, encoded by the coding sequence ATGAGTTCCAAGACCTTGTGTGCCTTCGTGCGTTTCGCTGCGATTGCGACGGCTGTCTGCGGATTGGCGCTGTGCTGCTATGTGTATCCGTTCAGGCTGTCCGACCTCATCGGGTGGAATCCCGGTTTGGGTGGGGGGTACATCTGGCTTGTCTACCTGTGGGCGGCTTCCGCGCCATGTTTCGTCATTTTGGTCTATGTGTGGAAGGTCTCCAACGCCATACAGCGCGACGAGGTATTCACACAAAAAACGGCAAAGTGGATAAAGACTGCCGCCACGATACTGCTGGCCGACGTCGGATTCTTCGCGGTCGGCGGCTTCGCGCTGCTTTTGGCCGGACTGAACCGTCCCGGCATCCTGTTTTTGTCCTTGCTTGGCTGCATCTTCGGCATCTCGCTCGCGCTGCTCGCCGCGGTGCTGGCGCGGTATATCAGCAAAGCGGCGCTCTTGCAGGAGGAGGCTGACGGAACGATATGA
- the folD gene encoding bifunctional methylenetetrahydrofolate dehydrogenase/methenyltetrahydrofolate cyclohydrolase FolD → MTLIDGRAVAARNKAEIAQEVRALAARGVTPGLAVVIVGDDPASRVYVNNKKKDCAHCGLLSEEYALPGDCAQEELLALIQTLNRRADIHGILVQLPLPAHLDEKTVLLSIDPAKDVDAFHPYNVGRIMIGDFDFVPCTPAGVMALLDAYGIEVQGRSCVVVGRSNIVGKPQAMLLLHRHGTVTLCHSRTRDLADVTRRADILVAAVGKAGLITGDMVKEGAVVIDVAMNRGVDGRLVGDVCFDEVAAKASHITPVPGGVGPMTRVMLLRNTLMAARRRHFLDEIVK, encoded by the coding sequence GTGACACTGATCGACGGCAGGGCCGTGGCGGCCCGGAACAAAGCGGAGATTGCGCAGGAAGTGCGCGCGCTGGCCGCACGCGGGGTCACGCCGGGGCTCGCGGTCGTCATTGTGGGGGACGATCCCGCGTCCCGGGTCTATGTCAACAACAAAAAGAAAGACTGCGCCCACTGCGGCCTCCTGTCGGAGGAGTACGCACTGCCGGGCGACTGTGCGCAGGAGGAACTGCTGGCGCTCATCCAAACCCTGAACCGGCGCGCGGACATCCATGGCATTTTGGTGCAGCTTCCGCTGCCGGCGCATTTGGACGAGAAGACGGTGCTGTTGTCCATCGATCCGGCCAAAGATGTGGACGCTTTCCACCCCTACAATGTGGGGCGCATCATGATCGGTGACTTTGACTTTGTGCCTTGCACGCCGGCGGGCGTCATGGCGCTGCTCGACGCCTACGGCATCGAGGTGCAGGGTCGGTCCTGCGTGGTGGTCGGGCGCTCGAACATCGTCGGAAAACCCCAGGCCATGCTCCTGCTGCACCGCCATGGGACCGTGACCCTCTGCCACTCCCGCACCAGGGATTTGGCCGACGTCACGCGGCGGGCCGACATCCTGGTGGCCGCCGTTGGCAAGGCGGGGCTTATCACCGGCGATATGGTGAAGGAGGGGGCCGTCGTCATCGACGTGGCGATGAACCGGGGCGTGGACGGCCGGCTTGTGGGCGATGTGTGTTTCGACGAGGTGGCGGCCAAGGCTTCCCACATCACGCCGGTACCCGGCGGTGTGGGCCCGATGACGCGCGTCATGCTGCTGCGCAATACCCTGATGGCTGCCCGGCGGCGGCACTTTCTCGATGAAATTGTAAAATAA
- a CDS encoding formate--tetrahydrofolate ligase, with translation MGYKTDIEIAQAAEKRPVADIAASLGLAPDEWEPWGWDKAKLSLSLLVSRPVRPDVKLILVTAISPTAAGEGKTTVSVGLADALARLGKRVVLALREPSLGPVFGVKGGAAGGGYAQVVPMEALNLHFTGDLHAVTAANNLLAALIDNHLQQDNALGLDPRRITWRRCQDVNDRALRHVVVGLRGPVNGMPREDGFDITAASEVMATLCLASDLADLKVRLRRLVVGRSYEGRLITCGDLKAEGALAALLADAVKPNLVQTLAHTPVLVHGGPFANIAHGCNSVIATRLALGLGDVVVTEAGFGADLGAEKFIDIKCRQAGLTPSACVVVATLRALKHHGGAARGTYDQPDAAALERGLPNLLAHVENVTDRYGLPAVVALNRFPTDTDEEIEWLQAACERRGFSVVPADVWARGGAGGEALAARVLAAAEGASGFRFVYSDEDSLVQKIETLVRKVYGGDGLEIEPSARRALDQLEAEGYGRLPVCMAKTQYSLSDDPKKLGRPAGFRVKVTGARLSAGAGFVVVYTGEIMTMPGLPKRPAAEGIDIDADGVLSGLF, from the coding sequence ATGGGATATAAGACAGACATTGAGATCGCCCAGGCCGCCGAGAAGCGGCCGGTTGCCGACATCGCCGCGTCGCTGGGGCTCGCTCCGGACGAGTGGGAACCCTGGGGGTGGGATAAGGCCAAACTGAGTCTGTCGCTGCTTGTCTCGCGCCCGGTACGGCCGGACGTCAAACTGATTTTGGTCACGGCCATCTCCCCCACCGCGGCGGGGGAGGGCAAGACGACCGTCAGCGTGGGGCTGGCCGACGCGCTGGCCCGGTTGGGCAAGCGCGTGGTGCTGGCGCTCCGTGAACCGTCACTCGGCCCGGTGTTTGGCGTCAAGGGCGGCGCGGCCGGCGGCGGATATGCCCAAGTGGTGCCCATGGAGGCGCTGAACCTTCACTTCACGGGCGACCTCCACGCCGTCACGGCGGCCAACAACCTGCTGGCGGCGCTCATCGACAACCATCTCCAGCAGGACAACGCTCTGGGGCTGGACCCAAGGCGCATCACCTGGCGGCGTTGTCAGGACGTCAACGATCGGGCGCTGCGCCATGTGGTGGTCGGGCTGCGCGGGCCGGTCAACGGTATGCCCCGCGAGGACGGTTTTGATATCACGGCGGCCAGCGAGGTGATGGCCACGCTGTGTCTCGCCAGCGACCTCGCCGATCTCAAGGTGCGTCTGCGCCGGCTGGTCGTGGGGCGTTCCTACGAGGGCAGGCTGATCACCTGCGGCGACTTGAAAGCCGAAGGCGCTCTGGCCGCCCTGCTGGCCGACGCGGTGAAGCCCAACCTGGTGCAGACGCTGGCGCACACGCCGGTGCTCGTGCACGGCGGGCCCTTTGCCAACATCGCCCACGGCTGCAACAGCGTCATCGCCACGCGGCTGGCGCTGGGGCTGGGCGACGTGGTGGTCACGGAGGCGGGTTTCGGCGCCGACCTCGGGGCCGAAAAATTCATCGACATCAAGTGCCGGCAGGCGGGGCTCACCCCGTCGGCCTGCGTGGTGGTGGCGACGCTGCGCGCGCTCAAACATCATGGAGGCGCGGCCCGGGGTACTTATGACCAGCCGGACGCAGCGGCGCTGGAGAGAGGGCTGCCCAACCTGCTGGCCCATGTGGAGAATGTGACGGACCGGTACGGGCTGCCGGCCGTGGTGGCGCTCAACCGTTTTCCGACGGATACGGACGAGGAGATCGAGTGGCTGCAAGCGGCTTGCGAGCGGCGCGGCTTTTCGGTGGTGCCGGCCGACGTGTGGGCGCGCGGCGGCGCCGGCGGTGAGGCCCTGGCGGCGCGGGTGCTGGCGGCGGCGGAGGGCGCCTCCGGATTTCGCTTTGTCTACTCGGACGAGGATTCGCTGGTGCAAAAGATCGAGACCCTTGTGCGAAAGGTATACGGCGGCGACGGTCTCGAAATCGAGCCGTCGGCCCGCCGCGCGCTGGACCAGCTGGAGGCCGAGGGGTATGGGCGTCTGCCCGTCTGTATGGCGAAGACGCAGTATTCGCTGTCCGACGACCCCAAGAAGCTGGGCCGGCCCGCGGGGTTTCGCGTGAAGGTCACCGGCGCCAGACTGTCGGCCGGCGCCGGCTTTGTCGTTGTGTACACTGGGGAGATCATGACGATGCCGGGTCTGCCGAAACGGCCGGCGGCCGAGGGCATTGACATCGATGCGGACGGCGTCCTCAGCGGGCTGTTCTAA
- a CDS encoding insulinase family protein, translated as MNRIDFPNVRETLICGEGPGGLPIFVVPKPGYRKTYAILAVNYGSVDVRFAADGAWRDTPAGVAHFLEHKMFDMPDGENALQAFARTGASSNAFTSHAMTAYYFACTDRFEENLRTLLRFVSTPYFTKESVDKEQGIIGQEIRMMEDNPHSQVYENLLTALYDAHPVRLPIAGTAASIAGIDADMLHDCHAAFYRSAHMCLCVAGDVDPPRVEAVAGAVWPAARGPVLTRDYGALCQKAARGSVSRAMEVARPLFALGALCAPPAPGTETLRFELLGELAMEALTGPASPLYKTLYERGLINRDYGYGLFRVPEGACLVAVGESPEPTAVREALFDEVARLGRDRMDTVRFERLKRAALGARLRQMDAPEALCRLQADAHFAHARYFDVLALFDTLTPEAAYAFLCEAFVPARAALSVVTPGVARGEPAHEEES; from the coding sequence ATGAATAGGATCGACTTTCCGAATGTGCGGGAGACGCTGATCTGCGGCGAGGGGCCCGGCGGCCTGCCGATCTTTGTCGTCCCCAAACCGGGGTACCGCAAGACCTATGCGATACTGGCCGTGAACTACGGGTCGGTGGACGTCCGTTTCGCCGCGGACGGGGCCTGGCGGGACACCCCGGCGGGGGTGGCGCATTTTCTGGAGCACAAGATGTTTGACATGCCGGACGGCGAAAACGCGTTGCAGGCGTTTGCCCGGACCGGTGCGTCGTCCAACGCGTTCACGAGTCACGCCATGACGGCCTATTACTTCGCCTGCACCGATCGTTTTGAAGAGAATCTGCGCACCCTGCTGCGCTTTGTGTCCACACCGTATTTTACAAAGGAGAGCGTGGACAAGGAGCAGGGTATCATCGGACAGGAAATTCGCATGATGGAGGACAACCCGCACAGCCAGGTGTACGAGAATCTGCTGACGGCCCTCTACGACGCGCATCCGGTCCGCTTGCCGATCGCCGGGACGGCAGCGTCCATCGCCGGGATCGACGCCGATATGCTCCACGACTGCCACGCGGCCTTCTACCGCTCCGCGCACATGTGCCTCTGCGTAGCCGGAGATGTGGATCCGCCGCGGGTGGAGGCCGTCGCCGGCGCGGTGTGGCCGGCGGCGCGGGGGCCCGTCCTCACGCGCGATTACGGCGCGCTGTGTCAAAAGGCCGCGCGCGGCAGTGTCTCACGGGCCATGGAGGTCGCCCGGCCGCTTTTTGCCTTGGGCGCGCTGTGCGCGCCGCCCGCGCCGGGGACCGAGACGCTGCGTTTCGAATTGCTGGGGGAGCTCGCGATGGAAGCACTCACCGGTCCGGCGTCGCCGTTGTACAAGACGCTCTACGAGAGGGGGCTTATCAACCGCGATTACGGGTACGGCCTTTTCCGCGTGCCCGAGGGCGCGTGCCTGGTTGCCGTGGGCGAGAGCCCGGAGCCGACTGCCGTGCGTGAGGCGCTCTTCGACGAGGTGGCGAGACTCGGGAGGGACAGGATGGACACGGTGCGGTTTGAGCGGCTGAAACGCGCGGCGCTGGGTGCCCGGCTGCGCCAGATGGATGCGCCGGAAGCGCTGTGCCGCCTGCAAGCGGACGCCCACTTCGCGCACGCACGGTATTTCGATGTGCTCGCCCTGTTCGACACGCTGACACCGGAAGCGGCGTACGCGTTTTTGTGCGAGGCGTTTGTCCCGGCGCGTGCCGCCCTGTCCGTCGTCACGCCGGGAGTGGCCCGCGGCGAACCGGCGCATGAAGAAGAAAGTTGA